A genomic region of Dioscorea cayenensis subsp. rotundata cultivar TDr96_F1 unplaced genomic scaffold, TDr96_F1_v2_PseudoChromosome.rev07_lg8_w22 25.fasta BLBR01000865.1, whole genome shotgun sequence contains the following coding sequences:
- the LOC120255149 gene encoding uncharacterized protein LOC120255149, whose translation MHRSARSLLSRTIFDCLFSRSPSIPKPHVAGLTLVSPPRRWLTAGGEAAEYGKEIDEINLKFAEAREEIEAAMESKETVYFNEEAECAREAANAALGMFDGLLARLPETERAALQRSMGLKMEQLKAELKQLDD comes from the coding sequence ATGCACCGAAGCGCTCGATCTTTGCTCTCGAGAACCATCTTCGATTGCTTGTTCTCTCGATCTCCATCGATTCCCAAGCCTCACGTTGCGGGATTAACCCTAGTTTCTCCTCCTCGGCGATGGCTCACCGCCGGTGGCGAGGCGGCGGAGTACGGGAAGGAGATCGACGAGATCAATCTCAAGTTCGCCGAGGCACGGGAGGAGATTGAGGCCGCCATGGAGTCCAAAGAGACTGTGTATTTCAATGAAGAGGCTGAGTGTGCCCGCGAGGCTGCCAATGCCGCCCTTGGTATGTTCGATGGGTTGCTCGCGAGGTTGCCGGAGACGGAGAGGGCGGCGTTGCAGCGATCGATGGGGCTTAAGATGGAGCAGCTCAAGGCTGAGCTCAAGCAACTCGATGACTAG